From the Pectobacterium carotovorum genome, one window contains:
- the uhpC gene encoding MFS transporter family glucose-6-phosphate receptor UhpC, which yields MQAPMFPTRQFPPGQLSPTQISQRYRYWRPRLLISMVIGYATFYLTRKSINFVMPVMQLELGLSKGDIGLLGTLFYLCYGASKFISGIVCDRSQVRWFMGVGLMITGVLNILFMYCQSLTGLLIVWALNGFFQGWGWPPCARLLSSWYSRNERGLWWGCWNTSINIGGAAVPLLAGYLASEWGWQAALLVPGIIGIVIGLWLCWQLCDKPQQQGLPSVGQWRRDALEIRQEQQSPPMPMRQILRDAILRNRTIWLLGFSYILVYLIRIALNDWGNIWLSESHGFNLLSANATLSLFELGGLLGALFAGWGSDLLFRGQRAPMILLFALGLFLTMTALWLAPIHHYSLLAACFFSIGFFVFGPQMLIGLAATEYSHKDAAGTVTGFLALFAYLGAALAGWPLAQVLQHYGWSGFFTLLALASACIGLLLMPLLMAGVSRRERLMTSK from the coding sequence ATGCAGGCACCCATGTTTCCAACGAGACAGTTTCCACCGGGACAGCTTTCACCAACACAGATCAGCCAGCGTTATCGCTACTGGCGACCGCGGTTGCTGATTTCCATGGTCATCGGGTACGCCACGTTTTACCTGACGCGCAAAAGCATCAACTTCGTCATGCCGGTGATGCAGTTGGAATTAGGGTTAAGCAAAGGCGATATCGGCCTGCTGGGGACGCTGTTTTATCTCTGCTACGGCGCGTCCAAGTTTATTTCCGGCATCGTGTGCGATCGCAGTCAGGTGCGCTGGTTTATGGGCGTCGGGTTGATGATTACCGGCGTACTGAACATTCTGTTCATGTACTGCCAGTCGCTCACGGGGTTACTGATTGTCTGGGCGCTGAACGGGTTCTTTCAGGGCTGGGGTTGGCCCCCTTGCGCCAGACTGCTGAGCAGTTGGTATTCGCGCAATGAACGCGGCCTCTGGTGGGGATGCTGGAATACGTCGATCAACATCGGCGGCGCGGCGGTTCCCCTGCTCGCGGGCTATCTGGCCTCCGAATGGGGATGGCAGGCGGCGCTGCTGGTGCCGGGCATCATCGGCATTGTGATTGGGCTGTGGCTGTGCTGGCAACTGTGCGACAAGCCGCAGCAGCAGGGATTGCCCAGCGTCGGTCAGTGGCGACGCGATGCGCTGGAGATTCGTCAGGAGCAGCAGAGCCCACCGATGCCGATGCGTCAGATTCTGCGCGATGCGATTCTGCGTAACCGCACCATCTGGCTGCTCGGGTTCTCCTACATTCTGGTGTACCTGATTCGTATCGCACTGAATGACTGGGGAAACATCTGGCTGTCGGAGAGCCACGGCTTCAACCTCCTCAGCGCGAACGCCACGCTGTCGCTGTTTGAACTCGGTGGATTGCTGGGGGCGCTGTTTGCCGGTTGGGGTTCGGACCTGCTGTTTCGTGGTCAACGCGCACCGATGATTTTGCTGTTTGCATTAGGGCTGTTTTTAACCATGACCGCGCTGTGGCTGGCACCGATTCACCACTATTCGCTGCTCGCGGCCTGTTTCTTCAGTATCGGTTTTTTTGTTTTTGGACCACAGATGTTGATCGGTCTGGCTGCGACGGAATACAGCCATAAGGATGCCGCTGGCACGGTGACAGGTTTTCTGGCGTTGTTTGCCTATCTGGGGGCGGCGCTGGCGGGCTGGCCGCTGGCACAGGTGCTGCAACACTACGGATGGTCGGGATTTTTTACTCTGCTGGCGTTGGCTTCAGCCTGCATCGGACTGTTATTGATGCCGCTGCTGATGGCAGGTGTCAGCCGCCGGGAACGTTTGATGACATCAAAATAG